The following are encoded in a window of Choloepus didactylus isolate mChoDid1 chromosome 17, mChoDid1.pri, whole genome shotgun sequence genomic DNA:
- the LOC119512753 gene encoding zinc finger CCHC domain-containing protein 10-like, translating to MATPMHRLIVQRQAACPKELGPVREANKQHVRCQKCLEFGHWTYECTGKRKYLHRPSRTAELKKALKEKENGLLLQQSIGETNVEKKNKKKRSKSVTNSGTNSSNSSASDSSSESEETSTSSSLEDSDTDESSSSPSSSASSTSSSSSSDSDSDSSSSSSSSTSTDSSSEDEPPKKKKKK from the exons ATGGCAACTCCCATGCACCGTCTTATAGTGCAGAGACAGGC TGCCTGCCCCAAGGAGCTTGGGCCAGTGAGGGAAGCAAATAAGCAACATGTAAGATGTCAGAAATGCTTAGAATTTGGACACTGGACTTACGAAtgcacaggaaaaagaaaatacctacACAGGCCTTCAAGAACAGCAGAACTAAAgaaagctttaaaagaaaaagaaaatggattattATTACAGCAAAGCATTGGAGAAACTAatgtagaaaaaaagaacaagaaaaaaaggtCTAAGAGTGTAACCAATTCTGGTACCAATAGCAGTAACAGTTCAGCCAGTGATTCTTCATCAGAAAGTGAAGAAACATCTACCTCATCCTCCTTAGAGGATAGTGACACTGATGAAAGCTCTTCTAGTCCATCATCTTCAGCTTCCTCCACaagctcttcctcctcctctgattCAGACTCAGATTCCAGCTCCTCCAGTAGCAGTAGCACCAGCACAGATAGCAGCTCTGAGGATGAAccaccaaagaagaagaaaaagaaatag